One window from the genome of Ciconia boyciana chromosome 8, ASM3463844v1, whole genome shotgun sequence encodes:
- the ZMIZ1 gene encoding zinc finger MIZ domain-containing protein 1 isoform X4 yields the protein MQPPMNSMSSMKPTLSHSDGSFPYDSVPWQQNTNQPPGSLSVVTTVWGVTNTSQSQVLGNPMANANNPMNPAGNPMASGMTTSNPGINSPQFAGQQQQFSAKAGSTQPYIQQGMYGRPNYPGSGGFGGSYPGGPNTPAGMGIPPHTRPPADFTQPAAAAAAAAVAAAAATATATATATVAALQETQNKDMNQYGPVCSSFQMGPTQAYNNQFMNQPGPRGPASMPGNMNPASMGAGMTPSSMSGPPMGMNQPRPPGMSPFSTHGQRMPQQAYPGPRPQSLPIQGIKRPYPGEPNYGNQQYGPNSQFPNQPGQYPTPNPPRPLTSPNYPGQRMPSQQNTGQYPPPTVNMGQYYKPSRPVPVANYPHSPVPGNPTPPMTPGSNIPPYLSPNQDVKPPFPPDIKPNINALPPPPNAKGKVHAFSPSSIPANHNDELRLTFPVRDGVVLEPFRLEHNLAVSNHVFHLRPTVHQTLMWRSDLELQFKCYHHEDRQMNTNWPASVQVSVNATPLTIERGDNKTSHKPLHLKHVCQPGRNTIQITVTACCCSHLFVLQLVHRPSVRSVLQGLLKKRLLPAEHCITKIKRNFSSVAASSGNATLNGEDGVEQTAIKVSLKCPITFRRIQLPARGHDCKHVQCFDLESYLQLNCERGTWRCPVCNKTALLEGLEVDQYMWGILNAIQNSEFEEVTIDPTCSWRPVPIKSDIHIKDDPDGIPSKRFKTMSPSQMIMPNVMEMIAALGPGPSPYPSLPPPPGGNNSTEYGNQGNSYQGHGNFDFPHGNPGGTSMNDFMHGPQLSHPPDMPSSMAALDKPLSHPMQESIPHPGSTDQSHTSMQQGLHVPHPSSQSGQPLHHSGPPTQQSRQPPPAASSNHPHSDLTFNPSSALEGQAGGQGAPDMPEPSLDLLPELTNPDELLSYLDPPDLPSNSNDDLLSLFENN from the exons TGATGGGTCTTTCCCTTACGATTCTGTTCCCTGGCAGCAAAATACCAACCAGCCTCCAGGCTCTTTATCAGTGGTCACCACAGTATGGGGTGTGACTAACACCTCTCAAAGCCAG GTGCTGGGAAATCCAATGGCAAATGCTAATAACCCTATGAACCCAGCAGGAAATCCCATGGCTTCTGGGATGACTACCAGCAACCCTGGAATCAATTCCCCTCAGTTTGCTGGACAGCAGCAACAATTTTCAGCCAAGGCAGGCTCCACTCAGCCATATATACAGCAGGGCATGTATGGGCGACCCAATTATCCTGGAAGTGGAGGCTTTGGTGGCAG TTACCCTGGAGGCCCAAATACCCCTGCAGGAATGGGGATCCCCCCACACACGAGGCCGCCAGCTGATTTcacccagccagctgcagctgctgccgctgctgcagttgcagctgcagctgctacAGCAACAGCTACAGCTACAGCCACTGTGGCAGCCCTTCAGGAAACGCAGAATAAGGACATGAACCAGTATGGACCG GTTTGTTCCTCTTTCCAGATGGGTCCAACTCAGGCTTACAACAACCAGTTTATGAACCAGCCTGGTCCTCGTGGCCCTGCTTCTATGCCAGGCAACATGAACCCAGCAAGCATGGGAGCAGGAATGACGCCTTCCAGCATGAGTGGGCCACCCATGGGCATGAACCAGCCTCGGCCTCCTGGGATGAGTCCCTTCAGCACCCACGGGCAGAGAATGCCTCAGCAAGCCTACCCAGGCCCACGCCCCCAGTCTTTGCCTATACAGGGCATAAAGAGACCATACCCAGGAgag CCAAATTATGGAAACCAGCAGTATGGACCAAATAGCCAGTTTCCAAACCAGCCTGGTCAGTACCCCACTCCCAACCCTCCAAGACCCCTTACGTCTCCCAACTATCCTGGACAGAGGATGCCAAGCCAGCAAAACACAGGGCAGTACCCTCCTCCAACGGTCAACATGGGGCAGTATTACAAG ccATCAAGGCCTGTACCTGTGGCAAATTACCCTCATTCACCTGTTCCAGGAAACCCCACGCCACCTATGACTCCAGGGAGCAATATTCCTCCATACCTGTCACCTAACCAGGATGTCAAACCACCATTCCCACCTGACATTAAACCAAATATCAATGCTTTACCACCACCTCCAA ATGCTAAAGGGAAAGTTCAcgctttctctccctcttcgATCCCAGCCAACCACAATGATGAGCTGCGTCTGACGTTTCCCGTGAGAGATGGTGTTGTACTGGAGCCCTTCCGGCTGGAACACAACCTGGCAGTCAGTAACCATGTCTTTCACTTGCGGCCAACTGTTCATCAGACGCTGATGTGGAG GTCTGACTTGGAATTACAGTTCAAATGCTATCACCATGAAGACAGACAAATGAACACAAACTGGCCAGCTTCAGTCCAGGTCAGCGTTAATGCAACCCCACTTACCATCGAACGTGGCGACAACAAGACATCTCATAAACCTCTGCACCTAAAGCACGTCTGCCAGCCAGGAAGAAACACGATTCAAATTACAGTCACAGCATGTTGTTGT tcacACTTGTTCGTGTTGCAGTTAGTACACAGGCCATCAGTTCGCTCTGTACTTCAAGGTCTACTAAAGAAACGCCTTCTCCCAGCAGAACATTGTATCACTAAGA TAAAGAGGAACTTCAGTAGCGTAGCAGCTTCCTCTGGCAACGCGACACTAAATGGGGAAGATGGAGTAGAGCAAACTGCTATTAAAGTGTCTCTGAAGTGTCCGATCACATTCCGGCGGATTCAGCTCCCAGCAAGGGGTCACGATTGCAAGCATGTACAA TGCTTTGATCTGGAATCTTACTTGCAACTGAACTGTGAAAGAGGAACTTGGAGGTGTCCGGTATGCAA taAAACTGCTCTGCTGGAGGGCTTGGAGGTTGACCAGTATATGTGGGGTATTCTGAACGCTATACAAAA CTCGGAGTTTGAAGAAGTTACCATTGATCCAACTTGCAGTTGGAGGCCGGTCCCTATAAAGTCAGATATTCACATCAAAGATGACCCAGATGGCATTCCCTCAAAAAGATTTAAGACCATGAGTCCAAGCCAGATGATCATGCCAAATGTGATGGAGATGATTGCAGCTTTGGGTCCTGGCCCGTCACCTTACCCATCCCTACCCCCTCCTCCAGGAGGCAACAACTCCACTGAATATGGTAACCAAG GCAACAGTTACCAAGGTCATGGCAATTTTGACTTCCCACACGGGAATCCCGGTGGCACGTCTATGAATGACTTCATGCATGGGCCACAGCTGTCACATCCTCCAGACATGCCGAGCAGCATGGCAGCTCTTGACAAACCTCTCAGTCACCCCATGCAGGAATCT ATCCCTCATCCCGGCAGCACTGATCAGTCCCATACTTCCATGCAGCAAGGTTTGCACGTCCCTCACCCCAGCAGCCAGTCAGGGCAGCCATTACATCACAGCGGGCCTCCTACCCAGCAGTCCCGGCAGCCGCCCCCGGCCGCTTCTAGCAACCATCCACACAGTGACCTGACCTTTAATCCCTCCTCAGCCTTAGAGGGTCAGGCTGGTGGACAGGGAGCACCCGACATGCCGGAGCCCTCGCTGGAT CTGCTTCCAGAACTCACAAATCCAGATGAGCTGCTTTCGTACCTGGATCCTCCTGATTTGCCAAGCAATAGCAATGATgatcttctgtctctctttgaGAACAACTGA